The sequence GCCCTGCCGCTGGCCTTCATCCGAGGGACGCCCTTCTCCGCCTCGCTACTGATTTAGGCACGGATCAGTAACTGATGTCGAGTGGGAAGTGCTGAGTGGAGTCTGGCCCCCACGTTCTGCTCGTGGGGCCCCTTCACGGTGGTCAACTCGTGAGATCGTCAATGCTGTGCTGTACGTGCTGCGTGGTGGGATCGCGTGGAGGGCGCTGCCCCACGACTTTCCGCCCTGGCAAACGGTGTACTACCACTTTCGTCAGTTGAAGATGGCTGGCGCGCCCCGCTTGCCCCCGGAGGTCTCACCTTCTTCAGCGCTTGGGAAAGCGGCTCAGCGGAAAGGTATCGACATTCGCCGAGCGCTGCTGCACGAGGACGCCGCCGTCTACCACGATGAACTGGCCCGTGATGTAGGCCGCGTCGGGTGAGGCCAGAAAGAGCGCGGCGCCCGTCATGTCCCCGGGGGTGCCGTAGCGTCCCAGCGGCACGACCTGCTCGCGGGTACTCAGGTCCTCGCCGCCCAGGCCAGAGGTGTTGATGAAGCCGGGCGTCACGCCGTTGACCCGCACCCCGTAGGGCGCGAGGTCGAGCGCCATCGCGCGCGTCAGGGCCTCGACCCCACCCTTCGCGGCGTCGTAGGCGGTAAAGCCCCGGTGGGCCCGGGTGGCGCCGCCGCTCGACACGTTCAGGATGACTCCCGAGCGCCGCTCCACCATCGCGGGCGCGGCGCGGTGGGAACACAGGAAAACGCTTTTCAGGTTGACGCCGAGCAGCGTATCCCACCACGCCTCGTCCGCTTCCAGAAAATGCCGCTGGTCGCTGGTGATGGCCGCGTTGTTGATCAGGACCTGAGGCGGCCCCCACGCTCGCTCCACCTGACCGAACATTCGGTCCACGTCCCCGGCCTGGGACACGTCGCCGTGCACGGCCAGCGCCTCTCCCCCGGCCTCTCCGATCTCCCGGGCCACAGCGGCGGCGGCCTCTTCCTTCAGGTCGTTGACAGCCACGCGGGCCCCCTCTTCGGCAAAGCGCAGGGCGAAGGCGCGCCCAATGCCCTGGCCGGCGCCGGTGATGAGTGCAGTCATTCCTGTCAAACGGGACATAGCGCCATTGTGACGCGCCGAGCGGCAGATCAGGCCCCCGCGCACCGGTCAGCCCCGTACGGGCAGAACTCCAGAGTCAGGAGCGCCGGCGGGTAGAGTGCCGCGCGCGCAGTACCCCGAAATGCTCGGGCGCCTCCGGGGCCTGCGGGCAGGCGATCAACCCGAGCAGTTGCCGCGCGGCGCTTTCTCCCAGGTGCTGGCTGGGCATCTCCATCAGGGTCAGGGGCGGGGAGAGGTAGGGCGCCAGCGGGTGGTTGCCGAACGCGGCCACCCCGATCTCCTCCGGGATCCGCAGACCCTGGGCGCTCAGGGCCGTCATCAGGCCGATGGCGATCAGGTCGTTGTAGCAGATGACGGCGTCGGGCAGCTCGCCGGCCTGGTGGAGCTGGGCGCTGGCCTGTTCGCCCCCGGGGACATCCGGTGAAGTGGCCCGGATCACCTGGGCTTCCAGACCGGCCCGCGTCAGGGCGGCGCGGTAGCCCCCCTCGCGCTGGGTATCCACCCAGAAGGGCGGCCCCGCCAGGTAACAGATGCGGCGGTAGCCCTGGGCGATCAGGTGCCCGGCGAGCTGCGAGGCGGCGGTGTATTCGTCCACGCGGACGCCAGGCGGTCCCGCCGTGGGGCGCCCTACCGTGACGATGGGCCGCTCGGGGTCGTGCAGCTGCACGAGTTCCTCGTCGCTCAGGCGGGAACCGGCGAGAATCAGGCCGTCGGTCCGGGCGCGCAGCGTTTCGATGAGCTGGCCCTCGCGCTGCGCGTTTTCCTGGGTGTCGACGAGCAGCACCGCGTAGTCGTGCTCCGCCGCCACCTGGCTCGCTCCTTTCACCAGCGCCGTGAAATGCGGATTGAGGATGTCGAGAATCACGATGCCGAGCGCCCGCGCCCGCCCGGTGCTGAGCGTCTGGGCAGGACGACCTCACGCCCCATCAGCGGGCGCAGGCGGACGGCTACCGGGTGATCCCCACCTTCCGTCCGGACGGCCTGCTCCAGATGAACCTGCCCGGCTGGCGGGAGCGGCTGGCAAAGCTCGAAAGCGTCACGGGACGCAGCGTCGGCAGCTACCGCGAGCTGCTCGGTGCCCTGCGCGAGCGGCGTCAGGCGTTCCGGGCGGCGGGCGCGACCGCCACCGACCACGGCGCGGCCACGGTGGGCCTCGCTCCCCTGCCGGAGCAGGAGGCGGAGAGGCTGTTCGGCCTCGCCTTGAAGGGAGAGCTCACCCCCGAGCAGGCCCGGCGCCTGGAGGGCCACGCGCTGTTCGACCAGGCCCGGCTGAGCGCCGAGGAGGACGGCCTGGTGATGCAGCTTCACCTCGGCGCGGCGCGCAACCACAACCGCGAGCTGTTTGAGAAGTACGGCCCGGACATGGGCGCCGACATCCCGCAGCGCGTCGACTGGACGGAGGGCCTGCGCCCCCTGCTGGACGCCTTCGGGAACAGCCCGAAGTTTCGCGCCCTCCTCTTTACCCTCGACGAGAGCACCTACAGCCGCGAACTCGCGCCGCTCGCCGGGCACTACCCCAGCCTGCGCCTCGGCCCGCCGTGGTGGTTCCACGACAGCGTGCGGGGCATCGAGCGGTATCTCGACGCCGTGACCGAGACGGCCACCCTCCACAACACCGCCGGGTTCAACGACGACACCCGCGCCTTTCCCAGCATTCCCGCCCGGCACGAGGTCTGGCGCCGAACGGTCTGCCACTGGCTCGCCGGGCAGGTGGGACGGGGCATCCTCGACCAGGACGCGGCGCGGCACCTGGCCCGGCTGGCGGCACGTGACCTCGCGGTGCAGGCGTACCGGCTCGACCTGAAGTGACTCTCCCGCAGGCGCTCTCAGGCCTGCTGATGGACGCGGCCCTCTGCCCCCGCCCCCCTTTCACGTTCAGGAGGAAGTCATGACGATCATGTTGCCCGGCCAGACGCCGCAGCCGCCCCTCCCGCCCACCCCGGAGGAGCTCATCATGGAGGGTGCGCGCCGCAAGCGCGGCGGCTCGGTGGGCACGCTGTCTTTTTTCAACGCCATCGAGAACCAGGAAGGCAGCCTGCTCAACGTGATCGGGCCGCTGATCCGCAACGGCTTCGGCATCGGCCTGGCCGAGATCGGCGTGATTACGGCGCTGGGCCGCGTCGCCCGCATGGTCTTCGGGCCGCTGTGGAGCATGATCGCCGACCGCTGGGGCCGCAAGAGCGTGCTGATCATCACGGCGTTCTGGGGCGTGTTCACCGTGGCGGCGGGCTTCGCGCAGAATTACCAGCAGTTCCTGCTGCTCTACGGCATCGGCCTCATCGGCACGGTGGCCGCCGAACCCATCAGCAACGGCATCCTCTCCGACCTGTACAAGGACACGGAACGGGGCAAGGCGTTCGGAACGCTGCGCTCCGCGGGCACGTTGCTGGGGCTGGTGATCACGCCCATCCTCGGACAACTGGGGAACATCCCCAACAACGAGGGCTGGCGCTACGGCATGTACATCATGGGCGGCATCGGCCTCGTGACCGGCGCGCTGGTGTGGGCCTTCGTGAAAGACCCCCGCGACGCCCTCAAGAAGGCGGGCCTGCGCCAGGGCAAGGAAGACGAGTTCCGCTTCGCCGACGTGCCCAAGATTCTGGCCATCCCCACCATGGCGCTGCTCGCCGTGCAGCTGTTGCTCATCACCAGCCTGGTGCTGCTCGCGTTCATGATCTTTTTCTTCACCGACGTGCGCAATTACAGCCCCACCGAGGCGACCTACCTCTACACCACCTTCATCGCGGGCTTCGGCATCAGCTCCTTCCTCGGCGGCCTGATGGGCGACTCGTTCGTGAAGCGGATGGGCGACAAGGGCCGCATCGTCCTGATGCAGATCTACCTCGTGCTGTTTGCCGGGATGAGTTTTCTCGCCACCCAGATCGACTGGCCCAGCCGGACCTTCGATTACGGCATCTGGTTCCTGTTCGGGTTGATCGGCTCCATCGGCTTTTCCGGCTGCGTGCTGCCGATGGTCTCTTCCGTGGTGCCGCCGCAGTACCGCTCGACCTCGTTCGCGCTGCTGTTCTCCTTCATCCAGGGCGGCATCGCGGCGATCCTGTCGCTGTACCTCGGCAGGCTCGCGCAGCAGTACGGCCTGCGCCCGGTGTTCCTCTGGCTCGTCACCGTGCCTTACGCCGTCAACGCGCTGTTCTGGTTCCTGTTCTACCGCACCTACCCGCGCGACAAGGCCCGCATGGACGCCCTCGTGCAGGCCAACGCTGCCGCCAACGCCGCCGACTGACCGCCTCCCCCCGAACAAGGAGAATCCCATGCTGTATCCCGTCCAGAACGACAAGCGCAACCGACTCGACCTCAGCGGCATCTGGGACTTCCGGACCGATCCCGACCACGTGGGCGAGGCCGAAGGTTGGTCCCGGGGCCTGAGCGGCGAGATTCTCCCGATGGCCGTGCCCGGGAGCTGGAACGAGCAGTACGCCGACCTGTTCAACTATCTCGACCTCTCGTGGTACGTCCGCCGGACGTATGTGCCGTCCGCCTGGCAGGGCCAGCGCGTCATGCTCCGCGTCGGCTCCGCGCCCTATTACGCGGAGGTGTACGTGAACGGTCAGAAAGTCGGCGCGCACGAGGGCGGACACCTGCCCTTCGAGTTCGACATCACCGATCAGGTGAAGTGGGACGAGGAGAACACCGTCGCCGTCAGCGTGGAAAACAACCTCTCGCCGCAGCGGGTGCCGTCGGGGGATATGGACTCGGCCATCGGCGCCTTCGCGTCCTTTCCCAAGACGACCTACGACTTCTTCCCCTTCGCGGGGCTGCACCGCCCGGTGTGGCTGTACTCGGTGCCGGAGCGGCACATCCGCGACGTGCGGGTGGTGACCGACCTCCAGGGGACGGACGGCGTGGTTCGGGTGACGGTCCATGCGGACGCCGAGACGGGCCGCCTCGACCTCGGCGACGTGGGGGCCCACCTGACCTTCAAGGAAGGCGTGGCCGAGGCCGAACTGCGCGTGCTGGGCGCCCGCCTCTGGTCAGACAAAGACCCCTACCTCTACGATCTGCACGTCCGCACGGAAGGCGACCACTACAGCCTGAAGGTGGGCATCCGCACCGTGGCGGTGGAGGGCGGGAAGATTCTGCTCAACGGCGAGCCGGTCCAGCTCAACGGCTTCGGGCGGCACGAGGACTTCATCGCCAGCGGCAAGGGGCTAAATCTGCCGCTGCTCGTCAAGGACTATCAACTGATGCGCTGGACGGGCGCGAACGCCTACCGCACCAGCCACTACCCCTACTCGGAAGAGGAGATGATGCTCGCGGACCAGGAGGGTTTCCTGATCATCGACGAGATTCCCGCCGTCTCGCTGAACTTCGAGAACGACGAGAACATCGCCGCTAGGCTCAGGATGTGCCAGCAGCAGATTGAGGAGCTGATCGCCCGCGACAAGAACCACCCCTCGGTGGTGATGTGGTGCGTGGCGAACGAGCCGATGCCCGGCAACCTGAAACTCGCCGGGGCGGGCACGAAAGAGGACTACCAGGACGATCCCACCGCCGAGAAGGGCGAAGTGTTCCTCAACACGCTGGTGCGCCAGGCCAAGGACCTCGACCCCACCCGCCCCGTCACCGTCGTCGGCCTGATGGGCGGCCCGACCGCCTGGCTCGCCGAGACGGACGTCATCTGCATCAACCGCTACTGGGGCTGGTACATCCTGGGCGGGCAGCTGGACGAGGCGCGCGCCGGGCTGTCGGCGGAACTCGACCGCCTGTGGGAGCAGTTCGGCAAGCCCATCATCATGACCGAGTTCGGGGCGGACACGATGGCGGGGATGCACGGCCAGCCGCCCGTCATGTGGACCGAGGAATATCAGGCCGACTACATCCGCTTCCACCTCGAGGAGGCCGGGAAGCGCGACTACGTGGCGGGCATGCAGGTCTGGAACTTCGCGGACTTCGCCGCCGTGCAGAGCATCATGCGGGTGGGTGGGCTGAACATGAAAGGCGTGTTCACCCGCCAGCGCACGCCCAAGATGGCGGCGCACGTCCTGCGCGAGTTCTGGACCAAGGGGAAGTAGGTCCGGCTCCGGCGGCCTGCCCGCCTGGCCCCTCCCCCGGTTCATCCCCCTCACGCCCATTCACCAAGGAGCGTCTACCGACCCATGTCCCTGCTGTCCCAGGCCGTCGCCCCCCAGGGCGAACTCCTCGACGAACCGACGATCATCCAGACCCTGGAGCCGCTGCGGGGCCGCTTCACGGGCCAGAAGGTGCTCGTCCTGATTCCCGACCACACCCGCACCCTGCCGCTGCCGCAACTGTTCCGCCTCGTCGCGGACGTGCTCGGGGACGCCTCGCAGCTCGATTTCATGATCGCCCTCGGCACCCACCCGCCGATGACGGACGAGCACATCCGCCAGATTCTCGGTCTGACGGAAGAGGAGCGCCGGGATAACTACGGCCACGTCGGCCTGCTGAACCACGAGTGGGCCGACCCCGAAACGCTCGTCAGCATCGGCACCGTGACGCAGGAGCGGGTCAGGGAGATCGCCGGGGAACGCTGGCACCCCACCCTCGGCGGCGACGTGGACATCCTGATCAACCGCGCGGCGGTGGAGGCCGACGGGATCGTGATTCTCGGGCCGACCTTCCCGCACGAGGTGGTGGGCTTCTCGGGTGGCGCGAAGTACTTCTTCCCCGGCATCAGCGGCGCGGACATGATCAACGTGACGCACTGGCTCGGGGCGCTGGCGGGGGTGCGCGGCACCATCGGCGTCAAGGACACGCCCGTGCGCGCCCTGATCCATGAGGCGGCGACGCACCTGGGGACGCCCACCACCCTGATCGCCCTGGTGGTGCAGGGCGGGGGGCTGGGGGGCATGTTCGTGGGCGACTACCTGGAGGCATGGTCGGCGGCGGCGGACCTGTCGAGCGAGCGGCACATCGTCTGGGTGGAGCAGCCCTACCGCTTCATCCTGTCGGTGGCTCCCCCGATGTACGACGAACTCTGGACGGCGGGCAAGGCGATGTACAAGCTCGACCCCGCGCTGGCCGACGGCGGCGAGCTGGTCATTTACGCACCGCACCTGGAGGAAGTGAGCGTGGTTCACGGGCACTACATCTCCGAGATCGGCTACCACACGGCGCCGTACTTCCTGAACCAGTGGGAGCGCTTCGCCCACGTGCCGCTCGGCGTGGTGGCCCACAGCACCCACGTGCGCGGCGACGGCGCGTGGCTGGACGGCCAGGAGGTGCCGCGCGTGAAAGTGACCCTCGCCAGCCGCATCGGCCCGGAGGAGTGCGCCCGGCTGAACCTCGGCTACCTCGACCCCGACTCCATCAACCTCGAAGACTACGCAGGCCGTGAGGACGAGGGGGTGCTGCTCGTGCGTAAGGCCGGGGAGACGCTGTACCGCTCCCGGGGGGACTCGTGACCACCGCCGCGCCGAAGGTCACCCTGACCTTCGCTGAGATCAGCGGGCGCCTGCACGCCGCCGGCCTTCCCGAGGTGGACGTGGTAGTGGGCATCGCGCGGGGCGGTCTGGTTCCTGCCGCGCTCGTCGCCCACCAGCTCCGCATGCCGCTGTGCATCATGCAGGTGAACTACCGCGACGACGACAACAAACCGCGCGGTGACGAACCCCGGCTGCTTCTGCCCCCTGACCTCGACCTCAGCGGCCAGCGGGTCCTGCTCGTGGACGACGTGAGCGTGAGCGGGGCGACCTTGCGCTTCGCCGCCGGATTGCTGGGGGACGCGGCGCGGGTCACCACCCTCACCCTCAAGGGCAAGGCCGAGATCGTCCTTTTCCCCGAAGTGCGCGCCTGCGTGAACTGGCCCTGGAGCCTGCCGTGAAGACGAACGCCGTGATCGTGATGGGCGTGTCGGGCAGCGGCAAGACCACCATCGGAGCGGCGCTGGCCGGGCGGCTGGGGTGGGCCTTCGCCGACGCCGACGACTACCACCCTGCCGCCAACCGCGAGAAGATGAGCCGGGGCATCCCTCTGACCGACGAGGACCGCGCGCCCTGGCTGCTGACCCTGCACGAACTGATCGCCGAGCACGTGCGCCAGGAGAGGCCGCTGGTGCTCGCCTGCTCGGCCCTCAAGGCGCGGTATCGCCGCACGCTGATCGACGAGCTCCCGGGTGTGCGGGTCGTCTTCGCGCAGGGCAGCCGGGAGCTGATCGCCGGACGGATGAGCGCGCGGCAGCACTTCATGCCGGTGGCGCTGCTCGACAGCCAGCTCGCCACGCTCGAACCCCCCGAGGACGCCCTGACCGCCGATATCCGCCTGCCGCTCGAGGAGATCACCCGGCAGCTCGCCGAGGCGCTGGCTGACCCGGCCTGATCCTCTGCCCCCTTCCACAAAGGAGCGTTCCATGACCCAGCCCACCCCGGAAGTCGTTCCCGCCGCCCAGCATCCCGCCCAGGCCGACATCGGCGTGATCGGGCTCGCCGTGATGGGCGAGAACCTGATCCTGAACATGGCGAGCAAGGGCTTCACCGTCGTCGCCTTTAACCGCACCGTCAGTAAGGTCGCCGAATTCACCAGCGGACGGGCGAAGGGCCAGACCATCATCGGCGCGGCCACGCTGGAGGAGTTCGTGGCGGCCCTGGCGTCCCCGCGCAAGGTCATGCTGATGGTCAAGGCCGGGCAGGCGGTGGACGACTTCATCGCCCTCGTGAAGCCGCACCTGGACCCCGGCGACATCATCATCGACGGGGGCAACAGCCACCCCGCCGACTCCACCCGGCGAACCAAGGAGCTTGCCGCTGACGGCCTGTTCTTCGTGGGCACGGGCGTCTCCGGCGGGGAGGAAGGCGCCCTGACCGGCCCCAGCATCATGCCCGGCGGCAACTCCCTGGCGTGGGAGGCGGTGGGGCCCATCTTCCAGGGCATCGCGGCCCGCGCCTCCGACGGCTCGCCCTGCTGCGAGTGGGTGGGACCGGAGGGCGCCGGACATTTCGTGAAGATGGTCCACAACGGGATCGAGTACGCCGACATGCAGATGATCGCCGAGGCGTACCACCTGCTGCGCGAGGTCGGCGGCCTGACCCCGCCCGAACTGGCTTCCGTCTTCGCCGAGTGGAACAAAGGCGAGCTGAACTCCTACCTCATCGAGATCACCGCCGACATCCTGAGCAAGACGGACGAGGAGACGGGCGAGCCGCTGGTGGACGTGATTCTCGACGCCGCCGGACAGAAGGGCACCGGCAAGTGGACCAGCGTGGCGGCCCTGGACGCGGGCAGTCCCGCCGCGACCATCGCCGAGGCCGTCTTCGCCCGCGCGATGAGCGCCCTCAAGGACGAGCGGGTGGCCGCCAGCCACCTCCTGCCCGGCCCGGACGCCCCGGTATCCGTCGCCGACCGGGACGTCTTCGTGGAGGGGGTGCGGCAGGCCCTCTACGCGAGCAAGATCGCCGCCTACGCCCAGGGCTTCCAGCTCCTGAAACTCAGTGCCCAGGACGCGGGGTGGCACCTCGACTTCGCCAGCATCGCGCGGATGTGGCGCGCGGGGTGCATCATCCGCGCGGCTTTCCTCGACCGGGTGGCCGACGCGTTTGGCGAGCAACACGACCTGCCCAACCTGCTGCTCGCGCCCTATTTCCGCGAGGCCATCGCGGACGCGCAGGGGGCGTGGCGGCAGGTGGTGAGCACGGCGGTCCTGAGTGGCATCCCCACCCCCGCCTTTTCCAGCGCGCTGGCGTACTACGACGGCTCGCGCACCGCTCGCCTGCCCGCGAACCTGCTCCAGGCCCAGCGCGATTACTTTGGGGCGCACACCTACGAGCGAACCGACCGCCCGCGCGGCGAGTTTTTCCACACCAACTGGACCGGACGCGGCGGCACGACGGCGAGCAGCACCTACAACGCCTGAGCCGGAGCACGGAGGCGGTGTGCGCGCTTCCGGGGAAGCGCGCCGCGAGTTCAGCATGCCGGACGTCCTTGCCCCCAAGGAGGGCGAGGACCATGAGGGAGAGCAGCTCGACCTGATTCTTGCGGAACTCCGGGAAGTGCGCGGTGAAGCAGCGGGTCAACTTGGCCAGGACATCGGGGGACGCGTCTCGTTCTCGCGTGTCAGCCGAACTTTTTCAAGCCCTACCGGAAACTGTCGGGGACCGAGATTACAGCCTCTCCAGGGTCCGCGTCAGGCCCACTTCGAGCTGCACCTGCGGCTTCCAGCGGAGCAAGGTGCCGGCCACTGTGATGTCGGGCTTGCGCTTCTTCGGATCATCCCCCGGCAACGGCTCGTACCGCAGCTCCAGCGTCCTCCCCAGCACGCCTTCCATTACCTCGACCAAGTTCAACATCGTGTACTCATCGGGATTCCCGAGGTTCACCGGTTCGTGATAGGCCACCGCCATCAGACGTGAGATCCCCTCCACCAGGTCGTCGATGTACTGAAAACTGCGTGTCTGTGAGCCGTTGCCGTAGATCGTGAGCGGCTCCCCGCGAAGGGCCTGATCCACGAAGTTGGTGATCACGCGCCCATCGTCCAGGCGCATGCGGGGCCCGTAGGTGTTGAAGATGCGGATGATGCGGGTATCGACCCCCAGCGTCCGGTGATACGCCATCGTGATCGCCTCGGCGTAGCGCTTGCCCTCGTCGTAGCAGCTCCGCACGCCGTTGGGGTTGACGTTGCCCCAGTAGGTTTCCGGCTGGGGATGGACGAGGGGATCTCCGTAGACCTCGCTGGTGCTCGCCAGGAAGAACCGGGCGCCGTGCCGGTGCGCCAACTCCAGCCCATTCTGGGTGCCCTGCGCGCCCACCATCAGCGTCTCGATGGGGTACTGCTGATAGTGGGGGGGGCTGGCCGGGCTGGCAAAATGCATGACCCAGTCCAGCGGCTCACCGCCGTAGGGAATGCCCTGAACGACGTCGGCCTCTAGAAACCGGAAGTGCGGATGGCCGAGAAAGAGCGCGGTGTTCTGGGGCTGCCCACTGATGTAGTTGTCGACCCCGATCACGGTGTGCCCTTCTCCCAGGAAGCGCTCGACAAGGTGACTGCCGACGAAGCCCGCGCTGCCCGTGATCAGGATCCTGAGGGGCGCGCTGCTGGCGGTGCTGGGAGCCGCAGGAGGGGTCATGACGGCACGGGGCCCGCTTTCAGTACGGCGCGTCCCACCTGCTCGATCTCGGCGGCGAGGGGCGTGCGGATGATGTTGCGGGCATCGATGATCACGGCTTCACGCATGCGGTGGGTCATGGCGGCCCAGTCGAGCGCGCGGTACTCGTTCCATTCCGTGGCGATAATCACCGCGTCGGCCCGGTCGAACACAGCCTCGATACTGTCTGCGGCCTGGTAGGTCAGATGCGCCCACTCGCGCGCCGCGCGCGGCATGGCAATCGGGTCGTGCGCGGTGACGCGCGCCCCGAGTTGAACCAGGCGCTGGATCAGGTCATGCGCGGGGGCGTCCCGCAGATCGTCGGTGTTGGGCTTGAAGGCCATGCCGAGCACCCCCACCTTCTTTCCCTTGAGGGTTTTGAGGTGCCGCAGCAGCTTGTCAATCACGACGCGGCGCTGGCGGTAGTTCACGTCGATGGCCGCCCGCAGGATCGGCATATCGTAGTCGTGCTCGTCCCCCGCGCTGATCAGGCCCTGGGTGTCTTTCCCGAAGCAGCTCCCGCCCCAGCCCAGCCCAGCCTGCAAGAAGCGCAGGCCGATGCGGGTATCGAGCCCGATGCCGGTGGTGACTTCCTCGATGTCGGCCCCGACCCGCTCGCACAGGCCCGCGACCTCGTTGGCGAAACTGATTTTCAGCGCGAGGAAGGCGTTGGCCGCGTACTTGATCATCTCGGCGCTCTGGAGGGTCGTTCTGACCACCGCGGGACGGGTAAAACCCTCGGGACGCGGCGTGGCCGGCGGCGGCGTGAAGCTCTGCTCGATCAGGGGGGCATAGAGCTTGACCATGCAGTCGAGGGCCTCGGTCGATCCCCCCAGCACGATGCGGTCGGGGTAGAGGCTGTCGGCCAGCGCGGTGCCCTCACGGAGAAACTCGGGATTGCTGACGACGGTGTGCCGGGCCAGATCGAAGGTCAGGGCATTGTCTTCGAGAATGCGCTGCACGAAATCGCCCGTGCCGATGGGCACGGTGCTTTTGTTGACAATCACCAGAGGCCGGGCATCGAGATGGGCGGCGATGCTGGCCGCCGCCGCGGTCACGTAGCGCAGATCGGGCGTGCCGTCGGAGCTGGGCGGGGTGCCCACGCAGATGAACACCACGTCCGCGTCCGCGACCGCCGCGTAATCGGTGGTCCAGGTCAGGCGCTCACCCTGGGCCGCGAGCAGGGCATCAAGCCCCGGCTCGTGGATGGGCACCTCACCCCGTTGCAGCTGGGCCACCCGGTCCAGATCCACGTCGATGCCGGTGACCTGATAGCCGAGATGCGCCAGCAAACCTGCCGTTCCCAGACCCACGTACCCTGCACCCACCACAGCCACTTTCTTCGGGTCACATGTCTTCACAAGAATCTCCTTCCCCAGGGGGAGAGTTGACAGGAGGGCGCGCATACTTCATGGCCCACCCGAACGCCTACAGCAACGGCTCCTTTATTGGAGGGATATCCGACAGCGCATTCTATCTGCCTGCACTGACACAATATTGAACGGCCCCCTTGTTTCAGAGGTGTTCTCGCAAGGGGTCGAACGCCAAAACGAAAACCCCGCTCCTCCAGGGAACGGGGCCGAGGTTCTTCAGCCGCCTGAGCTCAGGCACCCTGAGACTCAAAGGCCGCAAAGGGGGCGAAGTCCTGGGGCTCCCCCTCCCCCACCTCAGCGACCAACGCCGCGAGCGCGAGCGGAATCGCGGCGTCCCAGCCCTGGGGATGACAGGCGGCGGGGTAGGGCACGGGGGGGGTATGCGGCTCCCGGGGAAAGCCGGCGAACAGCTCGCTCAGCCGCTGGTCGGGGGCCGCGA is a genomic window of Deinococcus reticulitermitis containing:
- the gnd gene encoding decarboxylating NADP(+)-dependent phosphogluconate dehydrogenase, yielding MTQPTPEVVPAAQHPAQADIGVIGLAVMGENLILNMASKGFTVVAFNRTVSKVAEFTSGRAKGQTIIGAATLEEFVAALASPRKVMLMVKAGQAVDDFIALVKPHLDPGDIIIDGGNSHPADSTRRTKELAADGLFFVGTGVSGGEEGALTGPSIMPGGNSLAWEAVGPIFQGIAARASDGSPCCEWVGPEGAGHFVKMVHNGIEYADMQMIAEAYHLLREVGGLTPPELASVFAEWNKGELNSYLIEITADILSKTDEETGEPLVDVILDAAGQKGTGKWTSVAALDAGSPAATIAEAVFARAMSALKDERVAASHLLPGPDAPVSVADRDVFVEGVRQALYASKIAAYAQGFQLLKLSAQDAGWHLDFASIARMWRAGCIIRAAFLDRVADAFGEQHDLPNLLLAPYFREAIADAQGAWRQVVSTAVLSGIPTPAFSSALAYYDGSRTARLPANLLQAQRDYFGAHTYERTDRPRGEFFHTNWTGRGGTTASSTYNA
- a CDS encoding UDP-glucuronic acid decarboxylase family protein, which gives rise to MTPPAAPSTASSAPLRILITGSAGFVGSHLVERFLGEGHTVIGVDNYISGQPQNTALFLGHPHFRFLEADVVQGIPYGGEPLDWVMHFASPASPPHYQQYPIETLMVGAQGTQNGLELAHRHGARFFLASTSEVYGDPLVHPQPETYWGNVNPNGVRSCYDEGKRYAEAITMAYHRTLGVDTRIIRIFNTYGPRMRLDDGRVITNFVDQALRGEPLTIYGNGSQTRSFQYIDDLVEGISRLMAVAYHEPVNLGNPDEYTMLNLVEVMEGVLGRTLELRYEPLPGDDPKKRKPDITVAGTLLRWKPQVQLEVGLTRTLERL
- a CDS encoding UDP-glucose dehydrogenase family protein — encoded protein: MKTCDPKKVAVVGAGYVGLGTAGLLAHLGYQVTGIDVDLDRVAQLQRGEVPIHEPGLDALLAAQGERLTWTTDYAAVADADVVFICVGTPPSSDGTPDLRYVTAAAASIAAHLDARPLVIVNKSTVPIGTGDFVQRILEDNALTFDLARHTVVSNPEFLREGTALADSLYPDRIVLGGSTEALDCMVKLYAPLIEQSFTPPPATPRPEGFTRPAVVRTTLQSAEMIKYAANAFLALKISFANEVAGLCERVGADIEEVTTGIGLDTRIGLRFLQAGLGWGGSCFGKDTQGLISAGDEHDYDMPILRAAIDVNYRQRRVVIDKLLRHLKTLKGKKVGVLGMAFKPNTDDLRDAPAHDLIQRLVQLGARVTAHDPIAMPRAAREWAHLTYQAADSIEAVFDRADAVIIATEWNEYRALDWAAMTHRMREAVIIDARNIIRTPLAAEIEQVGRAVLKAGPVPS